One region of Pseudomonas alvandae genomic DNA includes:
- the queC gene encoding 7-cyano-7-deazaguanine synthase QueC — protein MTEQLTTPEKRAVILLSGGLDSATVVAMARAEGYRCYTMSFDYGQRHRAELHAAERVARDLGVVEHKVIGLNLNGIGGSALTDSSIDVPEAPSEGIPVTYVPARNTVFLSLALGWAEVLGARDIFIGVNAVDYSGYPDCRPEFVEAFERMANLATKAGVEGQGFRIQAPLQNLSKADIVRAGVKLGVDYGLTVSCYQADDQGRACGKCDSCRLRAEGFAAAGVSDPTPYF, from the coding sequence ATGACTGAACAATTAACCACTCCAGAAAAGCGCGCGGTCATCCTGCTGTCGGGCGGCCTGGATTCGGCCACGGTCGTAGCCATGGCCCGCGCCGAAGGCTATCGCTGCTACACAATGAGTTTCGACTATGGCCAGCGCCACCGTGCCGAGTTGCACGCCGCCGAGCGGGTCGCCCGAGACCTGGGCGTTGTCGAGCACAAGGTGATCGGCCTGAACCTCAACGGCATCGGCGGTTCCGCCCTGACTGACAGTTCCATTGATGTTCCCGAGGCGCCGAGTGAAGGCATTCCGGTGACTTATGTGCCGGCGCGCAACACGGTGTTCCTGTCCCTGGCGCTGGGTTGGGCCGAAGTGCTGGGTGCCCGTGACATTTTCATCGGTGTCAACGCGGTGGATTATTCCGGCTATCCGGATTGCCGTCCGGAGTTTGTCGAGGCCTTCGAACGCATGGCGAATCTGGCGACCAAGGCCGGCGTAGAGGGGCAGGGTTTCCGGATCCAGGCGCCTCTGCAGAACCTCAGCAAGGCTGACATCGTCAGGGCAGGGGTGAAGCTTGGGGTGGATTATGGCCTTACTGTTTCGTGTTATCAGGCCGACGATCAGGGCCGCGCTTGCGGCAAATGCGACAGCTGCCGCCTGCGTGCCGAAGGCTTCGCGGCGGCGGGTGTGAGCGATCCAACCCCTTATTTTTGA
- a CDS encoding cyanate transporter yields MENVRTSSTHAGWLMVSIVLVALNLRPSMAAVGPLLPAIRGEVPLSFSAASLLTMLPVMAMGLAMFLGMRIALRIGEHRTIVLSLLIVGIATASRLYLDSAAGLIASAVVAGLGIALIQAVMPALIKSRFADHVSLLMGLYVTSIMGGAAIAASFSPLVLVQTGSWRVSLAIWASLSLVALGCWYAQRASVIPLPEAASRHHEAFASNARAWLLAIFFGLGTASYTCVLAWLAPYYVEKGWSEQHAGLLLGFLTAMEVLSGLVTPAIANRSRDKRLVLSVLLALIISGFCGLILSPERFSLLWPCLLGLGIGGLFPMSLIVSLDHVDNPRRAGGLTAFVQGIGYLIAGLSPLVAGMIRDRLGSFEWAWWSLMAVMVLMMGMVLRLNPKHYAQHIR; encoded by the coding sequence ATGGAAAACGTTCGAACCTCAAGCACCCATGCCGGCTGGCTAATGGTCAGCATCGTATTGGTAGCGCTGAATCTACGGCCTTCGATGGCAGCCGTCGGGCCGTTGTTACCAGCGATTCGCGGCGAAGTCCCCTTGAGTTTCAGCGCGGCGTCGCTGCTGACCATGTTGCCTGTCATGGCGATGGGCTTGGCAATGTTCCTCGGCATGCGCATCGCCCTGCGTATCGGCGAGCACCGCACCATCGTGCTGTCGCTGTTGATTGTTGGTATCGCCACAGCCTCGCGCCTGTATCTGGACAGCGCCGCCGGGTTGATCGCCAGTGCGGTCGTGGCCGGGCTCGGGATAGCCTTGATCCAGGCTGTGATGCCGGCACTGATCAAGTCGCGCTTCGCCGATCACGTATCACTGCTCATGGGCTTGTACGTCACTTCCATCATGGGCGGTGCAGCAATTGCCGCATCGTTTTCACCTTTGGTCCTGGTGCAGACCGGCAGTTGGCGCGTCAGCCTGGCCATTTGGGCATCGTTATCACTGGTCGCCCTGGGCTGCTGGTACGCTCAGCGAGCGAGCGTCATCCCTTTGCCCGAAGCAGCGTCCCGGCATCACGAAGCGTTTGCCAGCAACGCCCGGGCCTGGCTCCTGGCGATTTTCTTTGGCTTGGGCACCGCCTCCTACACGTGCGTATTGGCCTGGCTGGCGCCGTACTACGTAGAAAAAGGCTGGAGCGAACAGCACGCTGGCCTGCTGTTGGGGTTCCTCACGGCAATGGAAGTGCTCTCTGGGCTGGTAACCCCCGCGATTGCCAACCGCAGCCGGGATAAACGCCTGGTCCTGAGCGTCCTGCTGGCCTTGATCATCAGCGGCTTCTGCGGCCTGATCCTCAGCCCGGAACGCTTCAGCCTGCTCTGGCCCTGCCTGCTGGGGCTGGGTATCGGCGGCCTGTTCCCCATGAGCCTGATCGTATCCCTCGACCACGTGGACAACCCACGCCGGGCCGGTGGCCTTACAGCGTTCGTGCAGGGAATTGGCTATCTCATTGCCGGGCTTTCGCCACTGGTTGCCGGAATGATCCGCGATCGATTGGGGAGCTTCGAGTGGGCCTGGTGGTCGCTCATGGCGGTCATGGTGTTGATGATGGGAATGGTGTTGCGCCTGAATCCGAAACATTACGCACAGCACATCCGTTGA
- the copD gene encoding copper homeostasis membrane protein CopD, whose protein sequence is MSDSINIALRFALYVDLMLLFGLAAFGLYSLRGQERVSGAVLPFGSLLAITVVLGGLLSLAAMACMAWAMSGVADWTELWPHIEMMVFETDVGWAWMLRMAALLLAGFAVMFSQRWSTASLGLATLCGAVALATLAWAGHGAMDEGSRRNWHFITDFLHLWAAGGWVGALAAFALLLRQAEPQLAVLARTLTGFETAGALIVAIIGVTGVVNYLFIVGPNVDGLLDSTYGQLLALKLILFAAMLVFAALNRFHLSPLLEQARQTGEHGVAVTALRRSMVLEFSVAVIILALVAWLGTLSPVME, encoded by the coding sequence GTGAGCGACTCGATCAATATTGCGTTGCGCTTTGCCCTGTACGTGGACCTGATGTTGCTGTTCGGCCTGGCCGCCTTTGGCCTCTATAGCTTGCGAGGGCAGGAGCGAGTATCGGGCGCCGTATTGCCTTTCGGGTCGCTGCTGGCGATCACAGTGGTGCTTGGCGGCCTGCTTTCCCTGGCCGCGATGGCGTGCATGGCCTGGGCCATGAGCGGCGTCGCGGATTGGACCGAGCTGTGGCCGCACATTGAAATGATGGTGTTCGAGACGGATGTCGGCTGGGCCTGGATGCTGCGCATGGCTGCGCTGCTGCTGGCCGGTTTCGCCGTAATGTTCAGCCAACGTTGGTCGACCGCCAGCCTCGGCCTGGCCACGCTCTGCGGTGCCGTGGCCTTGGCAACACTCGCCTGGGCAGGCCACGGCGCCATGGACGAAGGCTCGCGTCGCAATTGGCACTTCATCACCGATTTCCTGCACCTGTGGGCGGCAGGTGGTTGGGTGGGCGCCTTGGCTGCGTTTGCCCTGTTGCTTCGCCAGGCCGAGCCGCAGTTGGCGGTATTGGCCCGGACACTGACCGGGTTCGAAACCGCCGGGGCGCTGATCGTGGCGATCATCGGTGTGACCGGCGTGGTGAATTACCTGTTCATTGTCGGCCCGAATGTCGATGGGCTGCTCGACAGCACTTACGGTCAATTGCTGGCACTCAAGCTCATCCTGTTCGCCGCCATGTTGGTGTTCGCGGCGCTGAACCGCTTCCATCTGAGCCCATTGCTGGAACAGGCCAGACAGACCGGCGAACATGGCGTCGCGGTGACTGCCTTGCGGCGCAGCATGGTCCTGGAATTCTCCGTGGCAGTGATCATCCTGGCGCTGGTGGCGTGGTTGGGGACGTTGAGTCCGGTGATGGAATAA
- the copC gene encoding copper homeostasis periplasmic binding protein CopC encodes MSFIKNAVIAAALSTGLLVSGLAQAHPKLLSSTPAEGAEGAAPTKIELHFSENLMTKFSGAKLMMTEMPGMSAHSPMPMPAKVSGSDDPKTMVIVPNAPLSAGTYQVQWRAVSSDTHPITGNVTFKVK; translated from the coding sequence ATGTCATTCATCAAAAACGCTGTCATCGCCGCCGCGCTGTCCACCGGCCTGTTGGTCAGTGGCCTGGCCCAGGCCCATCCGAAACTGCTGTCCTCAACCCCGGCAGAAGGCGCCGAGGGGGCAGCGCCGACAAAGATCGAGCTGCATTTTTCCGAAAACCTGATGACCAAGTTTTCCGGTGCCAAGCTGATGATGACCGAGATGCCCGGCATGTCGGCGCACTCACCAATGCCCATGCCGGCCAAAGTGTCCGGCAGCGACGATCCGAAAACCATGGTCATCGTGCCGAACGCGCCGCTCTCCGCTGGCACCTATCAGGTCCAGTGGCGCGCGGTGTCATCCGACACTCATCCGATTACCGGCAACGTCACGTTCAAGGTGAAGTGA
- a CDS encoding copper resistance protein B — MRIVFQYRCVPLAVLFLGTSLSAWAASNDMQGMDHSQMQGMDHSQMQGMDSMQGMDSMEAAPTSSRTPIPELTAADRAAVYEDHNGHAVHDSAINSFFLINQLEWQDADDGSALSWDASGWIGGDIDRLWLRSEGERTNGKTEEAELQALWGHAVSPWWDVVAGVRQDFKPGDPQTWAALGVQGMALYNFEAQATAYIGEGGQSAARLEGDYDILLTNRLILQPTAEANFYGKNDPDRGVGAGLSETEVGLRLRYEIRREFAPYIGVTWNRVYGNTADYAREEGEDRSEARLVLGVRLWF; from the coding sequence ATGAGAATTGTTTTTCAGTACCGTTGCGTGCCCCTCGCAGTTCTTTTCCTGGGCACCAGCCTGTCGGCCTGGGCCGCAAGCAATGATATGCAAGGCATGGATCACAGCCAGATGCAGGGGATGGACCACAGCCAGATGCAAGGCATGGATTCGATGCAGGGCATGGATTCGATGGAAGCCGCGCCGACCAGCAGCCGCACGCCCATTCCTGAACTGACCGCTGCCGACCGCGCCGCCGTTTATGAAGACCACAACGGCCATGCGGTGCATGACAGCGCCATCAATTCGTTTTTCCTCATCAACCAACTGGAATGGCAAGACGCCGATGACGGCAGCGCCCTGAGCTGGGACGCCTCTGGCTGGATCGGCGGCGACATCGACCGCTTGTGGCTGCGCTCCGAAGGCGAACGCACCAACGGCAAGACCGAAGAAGCCGAACTCCAGGCTTTGTGGGGCCACGCAGTCAGCCCTTGGTGGGACGTGGTAGCCGGCGTGCGCCAGGACTTCAAGCCCGGTGATCCGCAGACCTGGGCGGCGCTCGGCGTTCAAGGCATGGCGCTGTACAACTTCGAAGCCCAGGCCACCGCCTATATCGGTGAAGGCGGCCAGAGTGCGGCGCGCCTGGAGGGCGACTACGACATCCTGCTGACCAATCGCCTGATCCTGCAACCGACCGCCGAAGCCAACTTCTACGGCAAGAACGACCCCGACCGCGGCGTCGGCGCGGGCCTGTCGGAGACTGAAGTCGGCCTGCGGCTGCGTTACGAAATCCGCCGCGAGTTTGCGCCCTATATCGGCGTCACCTGGAACCGCGTCTATGGCAACACCGCCGATTATGCCCGGGAAGAAGGCGAAGACCGCAGCGAGGCACGCCTGGTACTCGGCGTGCGCCTGTGGTTCTGA
- a CDS encoding copper resistance system multicopper oxidase: MQTKTSRRTFVKGLAAGGILGGFGLWRPPVWAVTSPGQPNVLSGTEFDLFIGESPVNFTGNPRTAQTINGGIPGPLLRWREGDTVTLRVRNRLHDTTSIHWHGILLPANMDGVPGLSFKGIEPGGLYVYQFKVRQNGTYWYHSHSGFQEQAGVYGPLVIDAKEPEPFQYERDYVVMLTDWTDEDPTDIIRKLKKQSDYYNYNKRTVGDFIDDVGKNGWGATVADRKMWAEMKMNPTDLADVSGATYTYLMNGQAPDMNWTGLFTPGERIRLRFINGSSMSYFDVRIPGLKMTVVASDGQHVKPVSVDELRIAVAETYDVIVEPTQEAYTLFAQSMDRTGYARGTLASRAGLSAPVPPLDPRPLVTMDDMGMGGMDHGGMAGMGEMSGMDHGSMQGMEGMDHSQMQGMDDNPMQGMDHSAMQGMGGMQAHPATEKDNPLVDMQAMSVKPKLDDPGMGLRNNGRKVLTYADLRSTFADPDGREPGRTIELHLTGHMEKFAWSFNGVKFSDAAPLLLKYGERLRIVLINDTMMTHPIHLHGMWSDLEDENGQFMVRKHTIDVPPGSRRSYRVTADALGRWAYHCHLLFHMEMGMFREVRVQE; the protein is encoded by the coding sequence ATGCAAACAAAAACTTCCCGGCGAACCTTTGTGAAAGGCCTCGCCGCTGGCGGCATTCTGGGGGGCTTCGGCCTGTGGCGCCCGCCCGTCTGGGCCGTCACCAGCCCCGGTCAGCCCAACGTACTGAGCGGCACCGAATTCGACCTGTTCATCGGCGAAAGCCCGGTCAACTTCACCGGCAACCCACGCACCGCCCAGACCATCAACGGCGGCATCCCGGGGCCCCTGCTGCGCTGGCGCGAAGGCGACACCGTGACCCTGCGGGTGCGCAACCGCCTGCACGACACCACGTCTATCCACTGGCATGGCATCTTGCTGCCGGCCAACATGGACGGCGTGCCCGGGCTGAGCTTCAAGGGCATCGAACCCGGCGGCCTGTACGTGTATCAATTCAAGGTCCGGCAGAACGGTACTTACTGGTACCACAGCCACTCCGGTTTCCAGGAGCAGGCCGGCGTCTATGGGCCGCTGGTCATCGACGCCAAGGAGCCCGAACCCTTCCAGTACGAACGGGACTACGTGGTGATGCTCACCGACTGGACCGACGAAGACCCCACCGACATCATCCGCAAGCTCAAGAAGCAATCGGACTATTACAACTACAACAAACGCACCGTCGGCGATTTTATCGATGACGTGGGCAAGAACGGCTGGGGCGCCACCGTGGCCGATCGCAAGATGTGGGCCGAGATGAAGATGAACCCCACCGACCTGGCCGACGTCAGCGGCGCCACCTACACCTACCTCATGAACGGCCAGGCGCCGGACATGAACTGGACCGGCCTGTTCACGCCTGGCGAGCGGATTCGCCTGCGCTTCATCAATGGCTCGTCCATGAGCTATTTCGACGTACGCATCCCTGGCCTGAAAATGACCGTCGTGGCTTCCGATGGCCAACACGTCAAGCCCGTGAGCGTCGACGAATTGCGCATCGCCGTGGCTGAAACCTACGACGTCATCGTCGAGCCGACGCAAGAGGCCTACACCTTGTTCGCCCAGTCGATGGACCGCACCGGCTATGCCCGTGGCACCCTCGCCAGCCGGGCAGGACTGTCGGCGCCAGTGCCGCCCCTTGATCCTCGCCCCTTGGTCACGATGGACGACATGGGCATGGGTGGCATGGATCACGGCGGCATGGCTGGCATGGGCGAAATGAGCGGCATGGACCATGGCTCGATGCAAGGCATGGAGGGCATGGATCACAGCCAGATGCAGGGCATGGACGATAACCCCATGCAAGGCATGGATCACAGCGCCATGCAAGGCATGGGTGGAATGCAGGCCCATCCCGCCACGGAGAAAGACAACCCGCTGGTGGACATGCAGGCCATGAGCGTCAAGCCCAAGCTCGATGACCCGGGCATGGGCCTGCGCAACAACGGTCGCAAGGTGCTGACCTACGCGGACCTGCGCAGTACTTTTGCCGACCCCGACGGGCGCGAGCCAGGGCGCACCATCGAGCTGCACCTGACCGGGCACATGGAGAAGTTCGCCTGGTCGTTCAACGGCGTGAAGTTCAGCGACGCCGCGCCGTTGCTGCTCAAGTACGGCGAGCGCCTGCGCATCGTGCTGATCAACGACACCATGATGACCCACCCCATCCACCTGCACGGCATGTGGAGCGACCTCGAAGATGAGAACGGCCAGTTCATGGTTCGCAAGCACACCATTGATGTACCACCGGGTTCCAGACGCAGCTACCGGGTGACCGCCGATGCACTCGGACGCTGGGCTTATCACTGCCACCTGCTCTTCCATATGGAAATGGGCATGTTCCGTGAAGTCCGGGTACAGGAATAA
- the nadA gene encoding quinolinate synthase NadA, with protein MTQISERLLVQAHLDAKQPKPLSAEQEAWYRAAIAAELKAQDAVLVAHFYCDPIIQALAEETGGCVSDSLEMARFGNAHPAKTVVVAGVKFMGETAKILNPEKRVLMPTLEATCSLDLGCPVDEFSAFCDQHPERTVVVYANTSAAVKARADWVVTSSCALEIVESLMDNGETIIWGPDKHLGTYIQRKTGADMLLWDGACIVHEEFKSKQLEDMKALYPDAAILVHPESPTSVIELADAVGSTSQLIAAAQSLPNKTLIVATDRGIFYKMQQLCPDKVFIEAPTAGNGAACRSCAHCPWMAMNTLERTLQALKDGSNEIFVDPALIPQAIRPLKRMLDFTQAARMKLAGNA; from the coding sequence ATGACGCAAATTTCCGAACGCCTTCTGGTCCAGGCTCACCTCGACGCCAAGCAGCCCAAGCCGCTGTCGGCCGAGCAAGAGGCCTGGTACCGCGCCGCCATCGCCGCCGAGCTCAAGGCTCAGGACGCGGTGCTGGTCGCGCACTTCTACTGTGACCCGATCATCCAGGCCTTGGCCGAAGAGACCGGAGGCTGCGTCTCCGACTCCCTGGAAATGGCCCGCTTCGGCAATGCCCACCCGGCCAAGACCGTGGTGGTGGCCGGCGTCAAGTTCATGGGCGAGACCGCCAAGATCCTCAACCCCGAAAAGCGCGTGCTGATGCCGACCCTGGAAGCCACCTGCTCCCTCGACCTGGGTTGTCCGGTGGATGAGTTCTCGGCGTTCTGCGACCAACATCCGGAGCGCACCGTGGTGGTGTATGCCAACACCTCGGCGGCGGTCAAGGCTCGGGCCGACTGGGTGGTGACGTCCAGCTGCGCACTGGAAATCGTCGAGAGCTTGATGGACAACGGCGAGACGATCATCTGGGGACCGGACAAGCACCTGGGCACTTATATCCAGCGCAAGACCGGTGCCGACATGCTGCTCTGGGACGGCGCCTGCATCGTCCACGAAGAGTTCAAGTCCAAGCAGTTGGAAGACATGAAGGCACTGTACCCGGACGCCGCGATCCTGGTTCACCCGGAGTCGCCGACCTCGGTGATTGAACTGGCCGACGCCGTGGGCTCCACCAGCCAATTGATCGCCGCCGCCCAGAGCTTACCGAACAAGACGCTGATCGTCGCCACCGACCGCGGCATCTTCTACAAGATGCAGCAGCTGTGCCCGGACAAGGTCTTCATCGAAGCCCCCACCGCCGGTAACGGCGCGGCGTGCCGCAGTTGCGCGCATTGCCCGTGGATGGCGATGAACACCCTGGAACGTACGCTTCAGGCGTTGAAGGATGGCAGCAACGAGATATTCGTCGACCCGGCGCTGATCCCCCAGGCGATTCGCCCACTCAAGCGCATGCTGGACTTCACCCAGGCGGCGCGGATGAAGTTGGCGGGGAATGCCTGA
- a CDS encoding RDD family protein — protein MSKHVLTPQGDFPPAGLGRRLAAMFYDFLLCTALLIVTGGVYKMIQMAIIGEEKMRVLTDAGALDGDPLLSTVLLFVLFGFFAKFWTHNGQTLGMQVWCIRVQNADGTAISLWQALLRFVVSIASLLLVGAGFIWALFDKRKRGWHDIYSDTQLVRIPKKTK, from the coding sequence ATGTCGAAACATGTGCTCACCCCCCAGGGTGACTTCCCCCCCGCCGGCCTGGGCCGTCGCCTGGCCGCGATGTTCTATGACTTCCTACTATGCACGGCACTGCTGATCGTCACCGGTGGCGTGTACAAGATGATCCAGATGGCGATCATCGGCGAAGAAAAGATGCGCGTCCTCACCGATGCCGGCGCACTGGACGGCGATCCGCTACTGTCCACAGTGCTGCTCTTCGTGCTGTTCGGCTTCTTCGCCAAGTTCTGGACCCACAACGGCCAGACCCTGGGCATGCAGGTGTGGTGCATCCGCGTGCAGAACGCCGATGGCACGGCCATCAGCCTGTGGCAGGCACTGTTGCGGTTCGTGGTGTCGATTGCATCACTGCTGCTGGTCGGCGCAGGGTTTATCTGGGCGCTGTTCGATAAGCGCAAGCGCGGCTGGCATGACATCTACTCGGATACGCAGTTGGTGCGGATTCCCAAGAAGACCAAGTAG
- a CDS encoding cold-shock protein — translation MSQRQSGTVKWFNDEKGFGFITPESGPDLFVHFRAIQGNGFKSLKEGQKVTFVAVQGQKGMQADEVQAEA, via the coding sequence ATGTCCCAACGTCAGAGCGGTACCGTCAAGTGGTTCAACGACGAAAAAGGTTTTGGTTTCATCACCCCTGAAAGCGGTCCGGATCTGTTCGTACACTTCCGCGCCATCCAGGGCAACGGCTTCAAGAGCCTGAAAGAAGGCCAGAAAGTCACTTTCGTCGCCGTGCAAGGCCAGAAAGGCATGCAGGCTGACGAGGTCCAAGCCGAAGCCTAA
- the gcvT gene encoding glycine cleavage system aminomethyltransferase GcvT has translation MSTEQLLKTPLHALHLELGARMVPFAGYDMPVQYPLGVMKEHQHTRDQAGLFDVSHMGQIRLTGADAAKALETLVPVDIIDLPVGMQRYAMFTNDNGGILDDLMVANLGNDELFLVVNAACKDQDLAHLQGKIGGQCSIEPLFEARALLALQGPAAVTVLARLAPDVAKMTFMQFQRVTLLGVDCFVSRSGYTGEDGFEISVPAADAEKLARALLAEPEVAAIGLGARDSLRLEAGLCLYGHDMNTETTPIEASLLWAISKVRRADGARAGGFPGAETVFAQQQNGVSRKRVGLLPQERTPVREGAEIVNEAGETIGTVCSGGFGPTLGGPLAMGYLDSAYVALDTPVWAIVRGKKVPLLVSKMPFVPQRYYRG, from the coding sequence ATGTCCACCGAACAACTGTTGAAAACCCCGCTGCACGCGCTGCACCTCGAACTCGGCGCCCGCATGGTGCCGTTTGCCGGCTATGACATGCCGGTGCAATACCCGTTGGGCGTGATGAAAGAACACCAGCACACCCGTGATCAGGCCGGCTTGTTCGATGTGTCCCACATGGGCCAGATCCGCCTGACCGGCGCGGATGCTGCCAAGGCACTGGAAACCCTGGTGCCGGTGGACATCATCGATCTGCCCGTGGGCATGCAGCGCTACGCGATGTTCACCAACGACAACGGTGGCATCCTCGACGACTTGATGGTCGCCAACCTGGGCAACGACGAACTGTTCCTGGTGGTCAACGCCGCCTGCAAGGATCAAGACCTGGCTCACCTGCAAGGGAAAATCGGCGGCCAGTGCAGCATCGAGCCGCTGTTCGAAGCCCGTGCCCTGCTCGCCCTGCAAGGTCCGGCCGCGGTCACCGTACTCGCGCGCCTGGCGCCGGACGTGGCAAAAATGACCTTCATGCAGTTCCAGCGCGTCACGCTGCTGGGCGTGGACTGTTTTGTCAGCCGTTCGGGCTACACCGGTGAAGACGGTTTCGAAATTTCCGTGCCGGCGGCCGATGCGGAGAAACTCGCCCGCGCCCTGCTGGCCGAGCCAGAGGTGGCCGCCATCGGTCTTGGCGCACGAGACTCCCTGCGCCTGGAAGCCGGCCTGTGTCTTTACGGCCACGACATGAACACCGAGACCACGCCCATTGAAGCCAGCCTGCTCTGGGCGATCTCCAAGGTCCGCCGGGCCGATGGCGCACGTGCCGGGGGCTTTCCGGGGGCTGAAACCGTCTTTGCCCAGCAACAGAACGGCGTAAGCCGCAAACGCGTCGGCCTGCTGCCCCAAGAACGCACACCGGTGCGCGAAGGCGCGGAGATCGTCAACGAAGCCGGCGAGACCATCGGTACGGTGTGCAGCGGCGGCTTCGGGCCGACACTGGGCGGTCCGTTGGCGATGGGTTATCTGGACAGCGCCTACGTCGCCTTGGATACACCAGTCTGGGCCATAGTGCGTGGGAAAAAAGTGCCTCTGCTTGTAAGCAAAATGCCATTCGTTCCACAGCGCTACTACCGAGGTTGA
- a CDS encoding L-serine ammonia-lyase, whose translation MSLSVFDLFKIGIGPSSSHTVGPMRAAARFVEGLRRDELLNTTASVKVELYGSLGATGKGHGSDKAVLLGLEGEHPDTVDTETVTARLQEIRSSGRLNLLGEHTIEFNEKLHLAMIRKPLAYHPNGMIFRAFDAAGLQVRSREYYSVGGGFVVDEDAAGADRIVEDATPLTFPFKSAKDLLAHCSTYGLSISQVMLTNESAWRPEAETRAGLLKIWQVMQDCVAAGCRNEGILPGGLKVKRRAAALHRQLCKNPEAALRDPLSVLDWVNLYALAVNEENAYGGRVVTAPTNGAAGIIPAVLHYYMRFIPGANEDGVVRFLLTAAAIGILYKENASISGAEVGCQGEVGVACSMAAGALCEVLGGTVQQVENAAEIGMEHNLGLTCDPIGGLVQVPCIERNAMGSVKAINAVRMAMRGDGHHFVSLDKVIRTMRQTGADMKSKYKETARGGLAVNIIEC comes from the coding sequence ATGTCGTTAAGCGTGTTCGACCTGTTCAAGATCGGCATCGGCCCCTCCAGCTCACACACGGTCGGCCCGATGCGTGCCGCGGCCCGTTTTGTCGAAGGGTTGCGTCGTGATGAGCTGCTCAATACCACTGCCAGCGTCAAAGTCGAGCTGTACGGTTCCCTCGGTGCCACGGGCAAAGGCCACGGCAGCGACAAGGCCGTGCTGCTGGGCCTCGAAGGAGAGCATCCCGACACCGTGGACACCGAAACAGTGACCGCCCGGCTCCAGGAGATCCGCAGCAGCGGTCGCCTGAACCTGCTTGGCGAACACACCATCGAATTCAACGAAAAATTGCATCTGGCGATGATCCGCAAGCCGTTGGCCTACCACCCCAACGGCATGATCTTCCGCGCCTTCGATGCGGCGGGCCTGCAAGTGCGCAGCCGCGAGTACTACTCGGTGGGCGGCGGCTTTGTCGTCGATGAAGACGCGGCCGGCGCCGACCGTATCGTCGAAGATGCCACGCCCCTGACCTTCCCGTTCAAGAGCGCAAAAGACTTGCTGGCCCATTGCAGCACTTATGGCCTGTCCATCAGCCAGGTGATGCTGACCAACGAAAGCGCCTGGCGCCCCGAAGCCGAAACGCGCGCCGGCCTGCTGAAGATCTGGCAGGTAATGCAGGATTGCGTAGCGGCGGGCTGTCGCAACGAAGGGATCCTGCCGGGCGGGCTGAAGGTCAAGCGCCGGGCCGCCGCGTTGCATCGCCAGCTGTGCAAGAACCCCGAAGCGGCCTTGCGAGACCCGCTGTCAGTGCTGGACTGGGTCAACCTGTATGCCCTGGCCGTCAACGAAGAAAACGCCTACGGCGGCCGTGTCGTCACGGCGCCCACTAATGGTGCGGCGGGCATCATCCCGGCCGTGTTGCATTACTACATGCGCTTCATTCCCGGGGCCAACGAAGATGGCGTGGTGCGATTCCTGCTGACCGCCGCCGCCATCGGCATCCTGTACAAGGAAAACGCCTCCATCTCCGGCGCTGAAGTCGGTTGCCAGGGGGAAGTCGGCGTGGCCTGTTCCATGGCTGCCGGCGCATTGTGCGAAGTGTTGGGCGGTACCGTGCAGCAAGTAGAAAACGCCGCCGAAATCGGTATGGAACACAACCTCGGTCTGACCTGCGACCCCATCGGCGGCCTCGTCCAGGTGCCCTGCATCGAACGCAACGCCATGGGTTCGGTGAAGGCCATCAACGCGGTGCGCATGGCCATGCGTGGCGACGGCCATCACTTCGTCTCCCTCGACAAAGTCATCCGCACCATGCGCCAGACCGGCGCCGACATGAAAAGCAAATACAAGGAGACCGCCCGCGGCGGTCTGGCGGTCAACATCATCGAATGCTGA